The Argopecten irradians isolate NY chromosome 6, Ai_NY, whole genome shotgun sequence genome has a window encoding:
- the LOC138324867 gene encoding uncharacterized protein, giving the protein MEPKSRPRLDGVFPEMNAEKDGDAPLSPVRKQIAHFEKKGGKGPAPLPQGGFHLPKIGNYKPKSLLTSEAVSPTQKDNSRLSDDFSFDPINFVIREKDDPPPPPKNFILMGDNQQLMTIHNGESEGQNEEDSGMHSPDKSAVTENPLFLQEQDSPESPLLEKHRDDESGIYQQLDNPGFIDTAPSGDTENFNGVNDFEDLPPADYPLEEEEDRPKPPPRKKKGQKTDKEEPYIPLPDYDEGSTRKYNGGPTDAPRHEPIFEEFGGEDYSKYLSDEEDYEFDTSLTWRKEMKHKRYKAKNNVNGTAQRSKGGPSGTMRKSPNGPKPPQEIRPIGTKSRKQFDNMNEKMKRNTIRDFTFADSKIGNGTVRSTASTSAKGRYMKRNKERGRIVENEESTYEDFLRNRHNENGSNSSNDSGIIPEDDIRYQNRVFMHSQPNLKDGKSSLWKKLTWRFRRNTGYQMS; this is encoded by the coding sequence ATGGAACCAAAAAGTAGGCCTCGCTTGGATGGAGTGTTTCCAGAAATGAATGCGGAAAAAGATGGCGACGCACCTTTATCACCTGTACGAAAACAAATTGCTCATTTTGAGAAAAAAGGAGGAAAGGGTCCTGCACCTCTTCCTCAGGGGGGATTTCATCTCCCCAAAATTGGAAACTACAAACCCAAATCGTTATTAACTTCTGAGGCAGTCTCACCAACACAAAAAGACAACTCAAGACTTTCAGATGACTTCTCATTTGATCCGATTAATTTTGTTATACGTGAAAAAGATGACCCACCACCCCCACCGAAAAACTTTATTCTTATGGGAGACAATCAACAGTTAATGACAATACATAATGGTGAGAGTGAAGGTCAAAACGAGGAGGATTCTGGGATGCATTCACCAGACAAATCAGCTGTTACAGAAAACCCGCTGTTTCTTCAGGAACAAGACTCCCCAGAATCACCGTTATTAGAAAAACATAGAGATGATGAAAGTGGTATCTACCAGCAACTAGATAATCCGGGTTTTATAGATACTGCCCCATCTGGTGATACAGAAAACTTTAATGGCGTCAACGATTTTGAAGACCTTCCACCGGCAGATTATCCTTTAGAAGAGGAGGAAGATCGACCCAAACCACCACCTAGAAAAAAGAAAGGTCAAAAGACTGACAAAGAAGAACCGTACATACCTCTGCCTGATTACGATGAAGGATCAACAAGGAAATATAACGGTGGGCCAACTGACGCACCAAGACACGAACCAATATTTGAAGAATTTGGAGGAGAGGATTATTCCAAATATCTGAGTGATGAGGAGGACTATGAATTTGACACATCACTCACTTGGCGTAAGGAAATGAAACATAAACGTTATAAAGCCAAAAATAATGTGAATGGTACGGCTCAGCGTTCAAAAGGCGGGCCATCAGGAACTATGAGGAAATCACCAAACGGTCCAAAACCTCCCCAGGAAATCCGACCTATCGGCACAAAGTCGCGTAAACAATTCGAtaatatgaatgaaaaaatgaaaaggaacACAATTAGAGACTTCACATTTGCTGATTCTAAAATTGGTAACGGGACCGTTCGAAGTACAGCTAGTACGTCTGCTAAAGGACGTTACATGAAGCGAAATAAAGAACGTGGAAGAATTGTGGAAAATGAAGAATCAACATATGAAGATTTCTTACGTAATCGTCACAATGAAAACGGAAGTAATAGCAGTAATGATAGTGGGATTATTCCCGAGGATGACATTAGGTATCAAAATCGTGTGTTTATGCACAGTCAGCCAAATCTTAAAGACGGAAAATCTTCTTTATGGAAGAAACTCACGTGGAGGTTCAGGAGAAACACCGGCTATCAAATGTCCTGA